A part of Thiomicrorhabdus sediminis genomic DNA contains:
- the rpiA gene encoding ribose-5-phosphate isomerase RpiA, giving the protein MTQDELKQKVAQAAIEYVVPDTIIGVGTGSTANFFIDELAKIKGQIEGAVASSEATAERLKSHGIPVLDLNSVAEMSVYIDGADEADAGLNLIKGGGGALTREKIVLAVADKFVCIADDSKKVDVLGKFPLPVEVIPMSRSYVAREIVKRFGGEPVLRDGFTTDNGNVILDIHGLEITDPKAMETELNSIVGVVTNGLFANRPADIFLCGTANGVETLTAK; this is encoded by the coding sequence ATGACACAAGATGAACTGAAACAAAAAGTGGCACAAGCCGCAATCGAATATGTAGTTCCAGACACAATTATCGGTGTGGGTACAGGTTCTACAGCAAACTTCTTTATTGATGAGCTTGCTAAAATCAAGGGACAGATCGAAGGTGCCGTTGCCAGTTCCGAAGCAACCGCCGAGCGCCTGAAATCTCACGGCATTCCGGTTTTGGATTTAAACAGTGTTGCCGAGATGTCGGTTTATATCGATGGTGCCGATGAAGCCGATGCCGGTCTAAACCTGATCAAAGGCGGCGGCGGTGCTTTGACACGTGAAAAAATCGTTTTAGCGGTCGCCGATAAATTTGTCTGCATTGCTGATGACAGTAAAAAGGTTGATGTTTTAGGTAAGTTCCCGCTTCCGGTTGAAGTCATTCCAATGTCTCGCAGCTATGTGGCGCGTGAAATCGTTAAGCGTTTCGGTGGTGAGCCGGTATTGCGTGATGGTTTTACCACAGACAACGGTAATGTCATCCTTGATATCCACGGCCTTGAGATTACAGATCCAAAGGCAATGGAAACTGAACTAAACAGCATTGTCGGTGTAGTAACAAACGGCTTGTTTGCCAATCGTCCTGC
- a CDS encoding copper chaperone PCu(A)C — protein sequence MKIRGLFTAFSTAALLTLSGLQNIAMAAGIQIENAYAREMPPQAPASAAFMQISNHNASAVKLIGAESDAAELVELHTHSNDNGVMRMRKVSDINIPSHGTVLLQPGGFHIMLINPKTAFKAGNHINLTLQFSNGEKQSMQIPVKTMQAMMNNQNHHDHDHTMEHHHH from the coding sequence ATGAAAATCCGTGGACTATTTACAGCGTTTTCAACCGCCGCCCTGCTAACACTTTCAGGCCTACAAAATATTGCCATGGCCGCAGGCATTCAAATCGAAAACGCTTATGCTCGTGAAATGCCGCCACAAGCCCCGGCAAGTGCCGCATTTATGCAAATCAGCAACCACAATGCAAGTGCCGTCAAGTTGATTGGTGCCGAATCGGATGCCGCTGAACTGGTCGAGCTGCACACTCACAGTAATGACAATGGCGTGATGCGTATGCGCAAAGTCAGCGATATCAACATTCCAAGTCATGGCACGGTTTTATTACAGCCTGGCGGTTTCCATATTATGTTGATCAACCCTAAGACCGCTTTTAAAGCCGGCAATCACATCAACTTAACGCTGCAGTTTTCCAATGGCGAGAAACAATCGATGCAAATACCGGTTAAAACGATGCAAGCGATGATGAACAATCAAAATCATCACGACCATGACCACACTATGGAACATCACCATCATTAA
- a CDS encoding SCO family protein: MNAKVIILVISLGILLGSLWLFQPFSPLFCSADNNAKLIDSDAPKGGDFSLNSEQGPVKLSDFKDQVVMLYFGYTFCPDVCPTNLSSLASAYQTLTDEQKQQVQILFISVDPERDSVKRLQEYVDYFDADIIGITGKNDDLQKIALNYGVVYAKVANPENPQRYSVDHSAFTYLIDKQGKLSHQLAHATPPAEFKQAMLDAINTTPNTPID; the protein is encoded by the coding sequence ATGAACGCTAAAGTAATTATTCTGGTGATTAGCCTTGGAATCCTGCTCGGCAGCTTATGGCTTTTTCAGCCATTTAGCCCACTGTTTTGCAGTGCAGACAACAACGCCAAGCTAATCGACAGCGACGCCCCCAAGGGCGGTGACTTTAGCCTCAACAGCGAACAAGGACCGGTTAAGCTGAGCGACTTTAAAGATCAGGTTGTGATGCTCTATTTTGGCTATACCTTTTGTCCGGATGTCTGCCCGACCAATTTGAGCAGCCTGGCTTCGGCCTATCAAACCCTTACGGATGAACAAAAACAACAGGTTCAAATCCTGTTTATCTCGGTTGATCCGGAACGCGACAGCGTTAAACGTCTACAGGAATATGTCGATTATTTTGATGCCGATATTATTGGCATTACCGGCAAAAACGATGACTTGCAAAAGATTGCCCTGAACTATGGCGTGGTCTATGCAAAAGTGGCTAATCCGGAAAATCCACAACGTTACTCGGTTGACCACAGCGCCTTTACGTATTTGATTGATAAGCAAGGTAAGTTGTCACATCAATTAGCGCATGCGACCCCACCGGCAGAGTTTAAACAAGCGATGCTTGATGCCATCAACACTACCCCAAACACCCCTATTGATTGA
- a CDS encoding TonB-dependent receptor domain-containing protein — MFQPKPLTLAILSSLALSPLTVHAEATALSTVEISSTATDEQTINQSTEALTGGNSETGSTLRQLPGIEASRMGGHGVDLFIRGQSASQLNVILDGAKIEGACPNRMDPPTSYAELSSFDNITVVKGVESVLYGSGGTGGTVLLERSTPTFSDDKAYQGKIEMGTGSNGLKRELNGEIAAGGNDGYIVLQASQKAADNYFDGDGNEIESSYDTNQARIDVGLTPSDQHELKLSYENSRTDNALYEGASMNSPLSDGDTTRLSYNGYKLNNSIDEVEADIYLSHVDHIMVGKTNPAMVNTTEATTRGAKLQLTSVAGQTQFDYGLQLEGIDKFSDLTNAGVSQWYMWPGVESETRAVFAEAKHALNATQKVTFGLRYENANSKANLANVAAGAMSAVQLYNNAYNTYSGATENDQTYLNSVLRLNNKHDSGYQSYIGLSQTYRAGDATELFIAKGSMGNTKSWVGNPDLKPEQHNQLDIGISRFLTNYSWSVSAYYDSVNDYILRDLGTEQADYNFTGESTGYFNKDATLYGIETSANWQANQNLNIEANISFTRGSNDTDNRNLSNIAPVNGSVSATYSKAKWNAGMRWTFAADQTEVNELYNELETAGWNTLDLFANYQINKRVSLSAGVDNLFDHAYENYLNRTDATTGADYKVYEPGRNIWAKLSAKF; from the coding sequence ATGTTCCAGCCAAAACCTTTGACCCTAGCGATATTAAGCAGTCTTGCCCTATCCCCTTTAACCGTTCATGCCGAAGCCACAGCACTCTCTACCGTTGAGATTTCTTCAACCGCAACCGATGAACAAACGATCAATCAAAGCACCGAAGCGCTAACGGGCGGCAATAGCGAAACCGGTAGCACACTGCGTCAATTGCCGGGTATTGAAGCATCGCGCATGGGTGGTCATGGCGTTGATCTATTTATTCGTGGTCAATCGGCGAGCCAGTTAAACGTCATTCTAGACGGCGCGAAAATCGAAGGCGCCTGCCCTAACCGCATGGATCCCCCAACGTCTTATGCTGAGCTGAGCAGCTTTGATAACATTACCGTGGTAAAAGGCGTTGAATCGGTACTTTATGGTTCAGGCGGAACCGGCGGTACGGTTTTACTTGAACGCTCAACACCAACATTCAGTGATGATAAAGCCTATCAAGGAAAAATAGAGATGGGTACCGGCAGCAACGGCTTAAAACGCGAGCTTAATGGCGAAATAGCTGCTGGCGGCAATGATGGCTATATCGTGCTGCAGGCATCACAAAAAGCGGCAGATAACTATTTTGACGGCGATGGCAACGAGATCGAATCCAGCTACGACACAAACCAGGCACGCATTGATGTCGGGTTAACCCCATCAGATCAGCATGAACTGAAACTCTCTTATGAAAACAGTCGTACCGATAACGCTTTATATGAAGGTGCGAGCATGAACTCGCCTTTATCTGATGGCGATACAACTCGTTTAAGCTACAACGGTTATAAATTAAACAATTCAATTGACGAAGTCGAGGCCGATATTTATCTATCACATGTCGATCACATCATGGTCGGAAAAACCAATCCGGCGATGGTCAATACCACGGAAGCGACCACTCGCGGCGCTAAATTGCAATTGACCTCTGTAGCGGGGCAAACCCAGTTCGATTATGGCCTGCAACTGGAAGGTATTGATAAATTCTCCGACCTGACTAATGCAGGTGTTAGCCAGTGGTACATGTGGCCTGGCGTTGAAAGCGAAACCCGAGCTGTTTTTGCCGAAGCGAAACACGCATTAAATGCCACACAAAAAGTCACTTTTGGCTTGCGTTATGAAAACGCCAATAGCAAGGCCAATTTGGCCAATGTCGCTGCTGGTGCTATGAGCGCTGTTCAACTTTACAACAACGCATACAATACTTATTCGGGTGCAACCGAAAACGATCAGACCTATTTAAATAGCGTATTACGTTTAAATAACAAGCACGACAGTGGTTACCAAAGCTATATCGGTCTAAGTCAAACTTACCGTGCCGGTGATGCAACAGAACTGTTTATCGCAAAAGGCTCAATGGGTAACACTAAAAGCTGGGTAGGTAACCCAGATCTAAAACCTGAACAGCATAACCAATTGGATATTGGCATCAGCCGATTTTTGACTAATTATAGCTGGTCTGTTTCCGCTTACTACGATTCGGTCAACGACTATATCTTAAGAGATTTAGGCACTGAACAAGCCGATTACAACTTTACTGGCGAGAGCACCGGTTACTTCAACAAGGATGCCACCCTTTACGGAATTGAAACCTCCGCTAATTGGCAAGCCAATCAAAACTTGAATATCGAAGCAAACATTAGTTTCACACGTGGTAGCAACGATACCGATAACCGTAACCTGAGCAATATCGCACCGGTCAACGGTTCGGTTAGCGCAACCTACAGCAAAGCAAAATGGAATGCCGGTATGCGCTGGACTTTTGCTGCGGATCAGACTGAAGTGAACGAACTATACAACGAATTGGAAACCGCCGGCTGGAATACGCTTGACCTGTTTGCTAACTATCAGATCAATAAAAGGGTGAGCTTAAGCGCTGGTGTGGACAATCTGTTTGACCATGCTTATGAGAACTATCTGAACCGTACCGATGCCACCACCGGTGCAGACTATAAGGTTTATGAACCGGGTAGAAATATCTGGGCGAAACTTTCTGCTAAATTCTAA
- the ilvA gene encoding threonine ammonia-lyase, biosynthetic: MPEEILRRVLTVPVYDVAVETPLEVAPLLSKRMQNQVWFKREDLQPVFSFKLRGAYNRMRNLTDEQKAAGVIAASAGNHAQGVALAASKMGIEATIVMPKTTPPIKVNAVIRLGGKVDLQGDSFDEASIYAKKLAEDKSLTFIHPYDDLDVIAGQGTIALEMLRQKSKPFDVIFVCVGGGGLIAGIAAVIKQVSPHTRIIGVEAEEAACLTEALKAGERVKLAQVGLFADGAAVAQVGEEPFRIAQTCVDEMVTVSTDEICAAIKDIFEDTRAIAEPAGALSVAGMKKFVEQYGLTGKEMACIVSGANMNFDRLRHISERTELGEKREAIFAVTIDETPGSFKQFCELLGSRRAITEFNYRYSDDRDAVVFVGVRTEAGKAEKEAIINELHKHDYAVQDMSENEMAKLHLRHMVGGHANGIENELLYRFEFPERPGALLNFLMRMSKEWNISLFHYRNHGAAYGRVLVGVQVPPEQHGDFQDYLKGLGYPYFNEQDNPGYKLFLKPQAKK; encoded by the coding sequence ATGCCTGAAGAAATATTGCGCAGAGTGTTAACCGTACCTGTGTACGACGTAGCCGTTGAAACGCCGTTAGAGGTGGCGCCGTTACTTTCAAAACGCATGCAGAACCAAGTCTGGTTTAAGCGTGAAGATTTGCAGCCTGTGTTTTCTTTTAAGTTGCGCGGTGCCTATAACCGTATGCGCAACCTGACTGATGAACAAAAAGCCGCTGGTGTGATTGCCGCTTCTGCAGGAAACCATGCTCAAGGAGTGGCTTTGGCCGCCTCTAAAATGGGCATTGAAGCGACCATTGTTATGCCTAAAACCACACCGCCTATTAAGGTGAACGCGGTGATTCGTCTCGGTGGCAAGGTAGATTTGCAAGGTGATTCTTTTGATGAAGCCTCTATTTACGCAAAAAAACTCGCTGAAGATAAAAGTCTGACATTTATTCATCCTTATGATGATTTGGATGTGATTGCCGGACAAGGCACGATTGCTTTGGAGATGTTACGCCAGAAAAGTAAGCCGTTTGATGTGATATTCGTTTGTGTTGGCGGCGGCGGTTTGATCGCCGGTATTGCTGCGGTCATTAAACAAGTTAGCCCACATACCAGAATTATCGGTGTGGAAGCTGAAGAAGCAGCATGTTTAACCGAGGCTTTAAAGGCCGGTGAGCGTGTTAAGTTGGCTCAGGTAGGTCTGTTTGCCGATGGTGCGGCGGTAGCTCAGGTTGGTGAAGAACCTTTCAGAATCGCGCAGACTTGTGTCGATGAAATGGTCACGGTCAGTACCGATGAAATCTGCGCGGCGATTAAGGATATTTTTGAAGATACGCGCGCCATTGCCGAGCCGGCTGGGGCTTTGTCGGTTGCCGGTATGAAAAAGTTTGTTGAACAGTATGGCCTGACCGGTAAAGAAATGGCTTGTATTGTCAGTGGCGCGAATATGAACTTTGATCGTTTGCGTCATATTTCCGAAAGAACCGAGCTCGGTGAAAAACGTGAGGCCATTTTTGCGGTCACCATTGATGAAACGCCGGGAAGTTTCAAACAGTTCTGTGAATTGTTAGGTTCGCGTCGCGCCATTACCGAATTCAATTATCGCTATTCGGATGACCGCGATGCGGTTGTCTTTGTTGGGGTTCGTACCGAAGCCGGAAAGGCGGAAAAAGAAGCCATCATCAATGAGTTGCATAAGCACGACTATGCGGTGCAGGACATGAGCGAAAACGAGATGGCGAAATTGCACTTGCGTCATATGGTGGGTGGTCATGCTAATGGTATTGAAAACGAGCTGCTGTATCGTTTTGAATTTCCGGAAAGACCCGGCGCTTTGCTGAATTTCTTAATGCGTATGAGTAAAGAGTGGAATATCAGCCTGTTCCATTACCGTAATCATGGTGCGGCTTATGGGCGTGTTTTGGTCGGTGTTCAAGTGCCGCCTGAACAGCATGGCGATTTCCAGGATTATCTGAAAGGTTTGGGCTATCCGTATTTCAATGAGCAGGATAACCCGGGTTACAAACTATTCTTAAAACCTCAGGCTAAGAAATAA
- a CDS encoding DUF4395 family protein, translated as MREIFKNLWFRDINEATPFINETAVRIRAGMLLLIPLYMGLTLFDVGFTSSWLVDGNTAVDSYDTDWDGNIIYQVEAIKRTYEYSLQTIVLFYALFEMIVSMFKTTSWLSPTIWISAFLAYNKPAVWKPLLPKRFAWTIGAILISVCLVFFNPEVFASWVNAIYGSTLLPETVNYMPFWIPMTLVWVCIGFMWLEAILGFCVGCQIHALLVKLRILDEPCEACGNIDWDEIARKHQERQQQQSSDDQKPA; from the coding sequence ATGCGCGAAATATTCAAAAATCTCTGGTTTAGAGATATTAACGAGGCTACCCCTTTTATCAACGAAACGGCTGTGCGTATTCGTGCCGGAATGTTATTGTTGATTCCGCTTTATATGGGATTAACTCTATTCGATGTCGGCTTTACCAGCTCCTGGCTAGTCGACGGTAATACCGCAGTAGACAGCTATGACACCGATTGGGACGGCAATATTATCTACCAGGTCGAAGCTATCAAGCGCACCTATGAATACTCATTGCAAACCATTGTGCTGTTCTATGCTTTGTTTGAAATGATTGTCAGCATGTTCAAGACCACTTCATGGCTGTCCCCTACCATCTGGATTTCGGCCTTTTTAGCGTACAATAAGCCTGCCGTTTGGAAACCTTTGTTACCAAAACGTTTTGCTTGGACCATCGGTGCCATTTTAATCAGCGTCTGTCTGGTATTTTTCAACCCTGAGGTGTTCGCTAGCTGGGTCAACGCCATCTATGGCTCGACTCTACTTCCGGAAACCGTCAACTATATGCCTTTTTGGATACCCATGACCTTGGTATGGGTGTGTATCGGTTTTATGTGGCTGGAAGCAATTCTTGGTTTCTGTGTCGGCTGCCAGATTCATGCGCTACTGGTTAAGTTAAGAATCTTGGACGAACCTTGTGAAGCTTGCGGCAATATCGACTGGGATGAAATCGCACGTAAACATCAAGAACGCCAGCAACAACAAAGCAGCGATGACCAAAAACCGGCGTAA
- the dcd gene encoding dCTP deaminase encodes MKLSDKDIVQYLKVGKIGIHPQPSEDKIKGISVDLRLDNRFRVFNDHTAPYIDLSGEKEEMQRIMDTVMGDEIHIGENDAFFLHPGELALAATMESVTIPDDLVGWLDGRSSLARLGLMVHVTAHRIDPGWQGQIVLEIFNSGKLPLALRPGMDICAINFETLSSAAEKPYNKRADAKYKNQSGPTASRINEDQKLQERQLDLLNAQ; translated from the coding sequence ATGAAACTGAGCGATAAAGACATTGTCCAATACCTAAAAGTTGGCAAAATTGGGATTCACCCACAACCATCAGAAGACAAAATTAAAGGTATCAGCGTAGATTTACGTCTGGATAATCGTTTTCGTGTATTCAATGACCACACGGCACCCTATATTGACCTGAGCGGTGAAAAGGAAGAGATGCAGCGCATAATGGACACGGTGATGGGTGATGAGATCCATATCGGTGAAAATGACGCCTTCTTTTTACACCCGGGCGAACTCGCCTTAGCAGCGACCATGGAGTCTGTGACGATTCCTGATGATTTGGTAGGTTGGCTTGATGGCCGTTCCAGTCTGGCTCGTTTGGGCTTGATGGTACACGTTACCGCTCACCGTATTGATCCAGGCTGGCAGGGACAAATCGTATTGGAGATCTTCAATAGCGGCAAATTGCCATTGGCATTGCGCCCGGGAATGGATATCTGTGCAATCAATTTTGAAACCTTATCCAGCGCCGCAGAGAAACCTTATAACAAGCGTGCCGATGCAAAATATAAAAACCAATCTGGCCCTACCGCAAGCCGCATCAACGAAGATCAAAAACTTCAAGAGCGTCAATTAGACCTGCTTAACGCACAATAA
- a CDS encoding DUF3108 domain-containing protein, which produces MDLFTSARTHHSNIRPSISNLMPGLLFSALMLFQHQAAAQSIQDFQAKFHVEAMGMNLGIAKHQWQCKQENCFLISDAKPSGLAALFFTDSSLETVSFKQSEKQLLWQGYRKVGFSEKNGTKTQKITELKLNQDTVVCPQKNKQWPVKEKMFDALSIGYAVWHAKLNRQSLDHFVLIDPNFQTELKLQSKNNNARIALDFGEDNMDAVKYHFVSPKADIELWLLPEFNYFPGKVRIKNQENKTLTLSLAEPPKPL; this is translated from the coding sequence ATGGATTTATTCACCTCGGCAAGAACACATCACTCAAATATCCGACCAAGCATCAGCAACCTTATGCCCGGTTTGCTTTTCAGCGCGCTGATGCTGTTTCAACATCAAGCCGCAGCGCAAAGCATCCAGGATTTTCAAGCCAAGTTCCATGTTGAAGCGATGGGCATGAATTTGGGTATTGCCAAACATCAATGGCAATGCAAGCAAGAGAACTGCTTTTTAATCAGCGATGCCAAGCCATCAGGATTGGCCGCTTTGTTTTTTACTGACTCTTCATTGGAAACCGTCAGCTTTAAACAAAGTGAAAAGCAGCTGCTTTGGCAAGGTTATCGCAAAGTCGGTTTTAGCGAAAAAAACGGCACAAAAACCCAAAAAATCACCGAACTGAAACTCAATCAGGACACAGTTGTTTGCCCACAAAAAAACAAACAATGGCCTGTCAAAGAAAAGATGTTCGATGCCCTATCAATTGGCTATGCCGTCTGGCATGCCAAACTCAACCGACAATCACTGGATCACTTTGTTTTAATTGACCCTAATTTTCAGACCGAACTGAAGCTGCAGTCGAAAAACAATAACGCAAGGATTGCATTAGATTTTGGCGAAGATAATATGGATGCCGTAAAATACCATTTTGTCAGCCCGAAAGCAGATATTGAACTTTGGTTACTACCCGAATTTAACTATTTTCCCGGTAAAGTTCGTATAAAAAACCAGGAAAACAAAACCCTTACCCTATCATTAGCGGAGCCTCCGAAACCACTATGA
- the purN gene encoding phosphoribosylglycinamide formyltransferase, which translates to MPTLSSSSDYRKKRIAVLISGNGSNLQAIIDHQQQHAELYEIAIVISNRPQAFGLKRAADAHIEQKVIDHTEFDSREAFDAELQKLIDSHQIDLVVLAGFMRILTQDFTRHYLGRMLNIHPSLLPKYTGLNTHTRAIEAGDKEHGLSIHFVTPELDGGPVILQAKLEIGADDSADSLAEKVHRLEHLAYPQVVQWFVEDRLSLKDNHAWLDQNCLQTPVEFNADI; encoded by the coding sequence ATGCCAACATTATCCTCTTCTTCAGACTATCGTAAAAAACGTATCGCCGTTTTGATTTCCGGTAACGGTTCTAATCTTCAAGCGATTATTGATCATCAGCAACAGCATGCCGAACTGTACGAGATAGCCATCGTTATCAGCAATCGTCCGCAAGCGTTCGGTTTAAAACGCGCCGCCGATGCCCATATCGAGCAAAAGGTTATTGACCACACCGAATTTGATAGCCGTGAAGCCTTTGATGCAGAACTGCAAAAACTGATCGACAGCCATCAAATTGACTTGGTTGTACTGGCTGGTTTTATGCGTATTCTGACTCAGGACTTTACCCGTCATTACCTGGGCAGAATGTTGAATATCCACCCATCATTACTGCCTAAATATACCGGACTCAACACCCATACCAGAGCGATTGAAGCCGGCGACAAAGAACATGGTTTAAGTATTCATTTTGTCACCCCGGAACTTGATGGCGGCCCGGTGATTTTGCAGGCCAAGCTTGAAATCGGAGCCGATGACAGCGCCGACAGTCTTGCCGAAAAAGTACATCGCCTGGAGCATCTCGCCTATCCTCAGGTAGTACAGTGGTTTGTTGAAGATCGCTTAAGCCTCAAGGATAACCATGCTTGGCTCGATCAAAACTGTCTTCAGACTCCTGTCGAGTTTAACGCCGATATTTAA
- the purM gene encoding phosphoribosylformylglycinamidine cyclo-ligase, whose translation MTTNTQSISYKDAGVDIDAGNALVDAIKPIAKATTRPEVPASLGGFGALFELDMGKYKNPLLVSGTDGVGTKLRLAIDSGKHDQVGIDLVAMCVNDLIVQGAEPLFFLDYYATGKLDLNVATDVVKGIGEGCLQSGCALIGGETAEMPGMYPQGDYDLAGFCVGIVEKSDLIDGTKVKAGDIMLGLSSTGPHSNGYSLIRKILEVSNADLNMDMDGQPLIDALMAPTKIYVKPLLELMKQIDIHALSHITGGGLLENLPRVMPNNTSATINTNSWQRPAVFDWLQEQGNVEYEEMHRTLNCGIGMVIVVDEADKDTAIELLTAAGEQVSVIGQIESSDQEKPSVKLVQA comes from the coding sequence ATGACAACCAATACACAATCTATTAGCTATAAAGATGCTGGCGTTGATATCGATGCCGGTAATGCCCTTGTCGATGCCATCAAACCTATTGCCAAAGCGACAACTCGTCCTGAAGTGCCTGCGTCCCTGGGTGGTTTTGGTGCCTTGTTCGAATTGGATATGGGCAAATACAAAAACCCGCTTTTGGTTTCGGGTACTGACGGCGTTGGAACCAAGTTACGCTTAGCGATTGATAGTGGTAAACACGATCAGGTAGGTATCGACTTGGTGGCAATGTGTGTTAACGACCTAATCGTACAGGGTGCTGAGCCACTGTTTTTCCTAGATTACTATGCAACCGGTAAACTGGACTTGAATGTCGCTACCGATGTGGTCAAAGGAATCGGTGAGGGGTGCCTGCAATCAGGTTGTGCATTGATTGGTGGTGAAACAGCTGAAATGCCTGGTATGTATCCACAAGGCGATTATGACCTAGCCGGTTTCTGTGTCGGAATTGTGGAAAAGTCTGACTTGATTGACGGGACTAAAGTCAAAGCCGGCGATATTATGCTGGGGCTTTCTTCAACAGGACCTCACTCTAACGGTTACTCTTTGATTCGTAAAATCCTTGAAGTCAGCAATGCCGACTTAAATATGGACATGGATGGACAACCTTTGATCGACGCCCTGATGGCCCCGACAAAAATCTATGTCAAGCCGCTGCTAGAGCTGATGAAGCAAATCGATATTCACGCCTTGTCACACATTACCGGCGGCGGCCTGTTGGAAAACCTGCCGCGCGTTATGCCAAACAATACCTCGGCAACCATCAATACCAATAGCTGGCAGCGCCCTGCGGTATTCGACTGGCTACAGGAGCAAGGTAATGTCGAATATGAAGAAATGCACCGTACCCTAAACTGCGGTATCGGAATGGTCATCGTTGTCGATGAAGCCGACAAGGATACAGCCATCGAGTTATTAACGGCTGCTGGTGAACAGGTATCAGTCATTGGTCAAATTGAATCGTCTGACCAAGAAAAACCATCTGTAAAACTGGTTCAAGCTTAA
- a CDS encoding DUF2066 domain-containing protein, translating into MRSFQLFSVILSFFLLVPSSQANSAVIPTEFFTVTLPYGDSVDTAAKVPLDGYAQKAMPVLLMRLTGRSELLDSKLGQTYINQAKKWLASYYIKPRLEDGVVVGQNIALRFDANRLKQAFQQQHIKLLSAAQRPPTLVMGAFIQQGRLQKLTEETLRYRIDVDFRDYPQALKLPIKVPDSANHWIYPVDASNNLSKVQEAMIRESQQNLLSFKLQSSNGQYQLDWRLFALNGDTLSSGSSKGAERSVLYQIMFNDAMQQYAKITAVETLQKNHIWLQVNQIGFGEQLKMLEKDLLAQQPLITHVMLKQVSAGQLNFDIEYQGEYQSLINWLQSWSKVEIINSDPAAQKIEVNAKVAAFIEEPETSLSIEQDSASQQ; encoded by the coding sequence ATGAGAAGTTTTCAGCTATTCAGTGTAATTTTGTCATTCTTTCTGCTTGTACCCAGTTCACAAGCCAATTCTGCCGTGATTCCCACCGAATTTTTCACCGTTACTCTGCCTTATGGTGATAGTGTCGATACCGCGGCGAAAGTGCCTTTAGACGGCTATGCGCAGAAAGCCATGCCGGTTTTGCTGATGCGTTTGACCGGACGCAGTGAGTTGTTGGACTCCAAGCTAGGGCAAACCTACATTAATCAGGCTAAAAAATGGTTGGCGAGTTATTACATTAAGCCACGTCTAGAAGATGGTGTTGTGGTTGGGCAGAATATCGCATTACGTTTTGATGCCAATCGCTTAAAACAGGCTTTTCAGCAGCAGCATATCAAGTTGCTGAGCGCGGCGCAACGTCCGCCAACTTTGGTGATGGGGGCGTTTATCCAGCAAGGACGTCTACAAAAGTTAACCGAAGAAACCTTGCGTTATCGTATTGATGTCGATTTCAGGGATTATCCACAGGCTTTGAAACTGCCGATTAAGGTGCCGGATTCGGCCAACCATTGGATCTATCCAGTCGATGCCAGTAATAACTTGAGCAAGGTTCAAGAAGCGATGATTCGTGAGAGTCAGCAAAACCTGTTAAGTTTCAAGTTGCAAAGTAGCAATGGTCAATATCAATTGGACTGGCGTTTATTCGCCTTAAATGGCGATACCCTGAGTTCCGGGTCAAGCAAGGGAGCGGAAAGAAGCGTTCTTTATCAAATCATGTTTAATGATGCGATGCAGCAGTATGCCAAAATCACTGCGGTTGAAACCTTACAGAAAAACCATATCTGGTTGCAGGTCAATCAAATCGGTTTCGGAGAACAGCTCAAAATGCTGGAAAAAGACCTGTTGGCGCAACAGCCGTTAATCACTCATGTTATGTTAAAACAGGTGTCCGCAGGACAGCTGAATTTTGATATCGAGTATCAGGGTGAATACCAGTCGTTAATCAACTGGTTGCAAAGCTGGAGTAAAGTTGAAATCATCAATAGTGATCCGGCGGCGCAAAAAATCGAAGTGAACGCCAAGGTCGCCGCTTTTATTGAAGAGCCCGAAACCTCTCTGTCGATTGAACAAGACAGCGCCTCTCAGCAGTAG